The Tripterygium wilfordii isolate XIE 37 chromosome 18, ASM1340144v1, whole genome shotgun sequence nucleotide sequence AAAATAAGACTAAAACAACTAAAGGACTATTATGGCAACTGGCAAGTATCAAAAATAATCCAAGCCTGCACTTGCCTGTCAACtagaagagcatttcaacaCAGAACTGTACAATCTATACATTATATAGACAATTGACATCCGCATCTGAGTGGCCATCGCCGTTTGAAATAGAGGATGACATCCGCTTTGGAAAAATGAGCCAAAATTCCATGTTTTGCTTCGGGCTTTACATGGTTGTGCAGCAATATCTTCATTTTCTACCTGTAGCTCCGGTTCGCGGTTTCCCTTTGACCTCGGACTCCTTTATTCCACAAAGCATCAGTGATGCAATCAGAGATTATTAACCACGTAACCAGATAGTATCATTGATTCATTGATCTAAATATAGTTAAAGAAAGAGTACCTGTGGGAAGTGCAGAAAAATGTAGGTCTTTGACGTTGCAGGATTATGATTTTCAGCACCTTTACTCCAGTCATAACACACCTGACAGTTAAAATTCAAGCAATTAGTACCAAATAATGCAAACCCGCAATTTTTAAGGCATTATTTACCTTTCATGAAACTAAATTCAGTATTAGGAATGTCTCTGATATTTCCATGCATGCAAATTATAGAGAGCAGTCTCGTGCAATATGCAgcgaaaatatttttcaatcagGAAATTAACAAGTATATACTGAAGGAAGTTAACCCACTTGATTGGCGATAATTACTATTCACCACAATGCAGGAACTTTAGTTATTAGTAGAATCTCAGCACCAGGGTATGGCAGGTGCTATAGTTATCTCATCAAACCAACAGGAGCGCTTTTTGGCCTCAACAAAATTCCATTACAATGATAAACGGTATGCATCAACAATTAAATGATGCGGAAATGTTGGATCAGCGTTCGTTGCATATgcatgaagagaagaaaatgtgaATACCGAGTATGCGAATATTGAGCCATCATTGTTAAAAGTACTGCAAGGGATAGGTTGATTGCACCTGGACGTTGCCTGAAAATATCAATGCAACTGTCAGTATGATACAAGTGACAGTTTTCGAATTGTGTAAAGCCTTTTTTAAATCTTAACACCATATAACTTTCTCCACTTCAGTCTTTCAAGTTTAAACAACCAATAACATCGCTTCATAAATATCCCAATTAATAGAGAATTTTGTGTGCTGTATGTAATTGAAATTTCGATCACTAAAGTGACTGGTTGCTTAAAGATTTGAGTTAAGACGTGTCTGGCAATATATCTGCTTCAGTTAGATGGTCAAACGGGACCAAATGAAAAAATGAGAACAAGACAAGCCGAAAATGAATAACACGAGAAACATCGAAAATATGAATGCCCAATTAAGATTGGTAGGTATCACTAACATGCACAACCACATGAGTATTTGATAGCTAAAGACCCTTCAATAGGATGATAACCTCTCGGATAAGAAATTATTCAAATGACTTAACTCCCATGCCTGATAGACAGCTAAATGAGTAATAGCTTCCCTTAGTTGGTCAAAGGAAATATTCTTCATGGAGTTATTCGAGATCAAATCCCGTTTTACTACTTGAACCTCTGAGATTTATAGCAGCCTCATATTTTTTTATCCCCTTTAATACTATGAACTAGCATTTTTCAACTAGCGCACCCAAAAGCCTAAACAGTATTTTACCAACTTTCTTAACAAACATTATCTGCTTAATGTTTAATGTCCTTTTTTTTGTCCTACTATACCTTCCCTTGCCATCTAACCATCTTTTGTGAAGACAAATACATGGCTCGACCAACTCGATTGATTTATTCTACCAGGCTTGCAGCCTAATGGTCGTGCTTATTATTATGAGATGAACATGTCCCCACAAATTACTAGCATGTATGACTGACACCTTCTAAGTAAATGTTAACCGTATGAGCTATATACAATCACATTATTGAGGTACAATGATTGAGCCCCAATTGACCAACAACCATTAAGGATCATCAGATTCTACCATGTGTAATTTTTTCAAAGGTAGCTCACTTTATTTTGTGTGACCATGAGGGTTGGGGGGGTGGAAAAGCAAACATTGCATTAGTCAACAGACCAAAAGAATACACTGaacaagtgtgtgtgtgtgagagagagattatGTTACAACAGTCAATAAACTAGAatcctttaaaaaataataaatattgaaATTAAAGCAAACCTTTAGTCTCTGTTTACTGTCCTTGTCCCAAAAATTAAATGCACCATCAGATCCGGCAGTTGCGAATGTGTGATGAATCTAAAACAACAAAAAGGCCAATAAGCTTTTGAGGTGATGAGCCACATTTTCCAATGACAATAGAAATAGCAACTCTTGGACCAAGATCTCCAATAAATTaaactgaaaagtgaaaacatacaagatttcaaaaataattggaCATTCCCCAGTATAGCTGACAGTAAATGAGGGTGCATTTCAAGAAAAAGTGTAAACAATTTATTACTAATTGTGATAATGATTCCAACACAAAGTGAATAATTGTTCGAACAATAACTATAATAGTAGCTGAGCTAAATCCAAGTTGTAAATACAGAAATAATTAGTGTTGTACATTTTACGGAAATCAAGAGGATTTCAATGAAATGTTTGAACTTGGAACCCAACAACTGACTTTATGAGTGGTCTAACTAGCTagaatattataaaattaaccCTTAGGAGGAATGGAGAGAGAATATAAACCCAGTTCAAAATGTTACCAAAGGGTCCATGATTGGTAAGGTAAATCTCAAGTTAAGATTCTCAACTCCTTTGGCCTTCTGCACATGACATGATTACCATAAGTAACTTCCAGGTAATACTTAGGGAAATAACAAGGATGACACGACATTTCTCGCACCCATTCAGCCATTCTTCCTCCAAACAACTGAACTACCCATGGATGAAAAATTGGGCAAGACTAGGACCGATCACACAGCAGTTCACAAATAACCGCTAGCAataagggcaaaaaaaaatttcaactgtTCAGAACTCAAGTTTTAAATAACCATGTCAGTACAATACAACGAGATTCTTACAGGATGGAAGTTCAAGGAGTTCACTGAGTATATCTCATTGCCCTCTCTATGGCACTTGAAGGTGAAGTTCTTAGTTTGTTGCGCATCATCCAAATGATGTACTCCAACCCTTCCTTCTATTGAACCAACCTAAGAAGAGTAAAAATCATTATTAACAATATAATCATTTAATCCAGGAATCAAAGAGTAGTTATCATTAAAGCAGAGGGGAGGACTTCATAATCTGAAAACAAGTATATTTTTGCACTACAACAATGAAAAAACATGACCATGCGGTGTGAGACAAACAAGAATAAAATGAGGTTTTTTTTATGCGCGCcaaatttcttatttattaaacAAAGCTTTAATTCACTGAAGTATAGGAAGCAAaagataaaaagagaagaaaagaaattacaTGGGCAAATGAGAATGAAAACTGAAAGAATTATTTGAACAGATGAAAGGAACAACATGAATTAAGTAGACAAGAGATGCATTAAGATCAGCAACTAATCTCTTTCACACAGCAAGCGCCATACATTAGCTTCATGGCCCCAGATTCAGTCTTCCACACATTGCAGAGCATATGACATAGGgtcacaacaaaaaaaaatactacatcCTAAAACCTAATCCAGCCACAAGTTTTTATGCGAGCGTACACTTGTTTTAATTATGCATTATGGAGTCACGAATAACACGAAAAAAAAAGCTATCTATTGTGAGTACTGGACTGAAGACACATTACAGCAAAGTTTCAGACATCATGGACAGACCTTGCTCCAGAAAATCCTAGGGCACCCTTGCCCCAGAAAGGTAACAACAATTCCATCAGTTACCTAATTCTCAGCAAGAACATCTGGTACATCACTCTGGCAGCATTCACATTAATAAGCCTAAATAAATTGCACACACTCCTCACACCATGGAAACCAACTCGAAATGTTTTTGCTTGAAAATTTTTGTACCCAAAGTCCCATACTGACCAAACTGTGTTGAGAAAAGGTAAAAGAAAGGAATTGGGGAGATAATCTAAAATAAGACACAAAAGGGAAAGAAACAATTACAGAAAATACTCACCAAGAAACCTTGTTGATCAGGAAAGGCAGCAACACATCTCGTCTGATACTTGAGAGGTGAAATGATTCTCTTGAACTCAGTCtgtttgtttttgagcaatgaTTAGAATTTACAGTAAAAAAGTGGTGCTACATCAGCCTCTTTAGATATAAAAAAACAGCTAAATACTTTATATGTGCACAAGGATAAATCACCTTTTGATACCCCCCAAAAAGATGCAATAAAGCAAATTGTGACATAAGAAAAGTGCACTTGTTCATATACGGTATACCATAAAGAAGGGATAGTTCTCTGATCATACAATTAAATTTTGCCTGAAGGATGCATTTTGGGTTGTAACAAATACATTATGTATGCAAAAAAGATTCTATACGACGGGAGAACCATCATCAAAAAGTTGTAGAAAACCATAAATGCCTAATCATGAACTTAGTTGTGAAGGTTATTCACCgcaaaaaaaaaggcataaaaCAAAGACCACAAGCCTTGTCATATGCTATAAAGTAGAGAGGAAGAAATGGACCGACAGATAGCCATAGTGATAGCTTTAAAGTCCAACAGAGAGGAATTCATGTAAATATCCTTTTAAATGTTTAAATAAGCACTGAAAATAATGTAATGAGAAGCTGTGCACTGCCACGTTTTCAAAGTGAATTCTCAAAGCCCAAGGGGGGAATGGAATAGCAGCTCAGCGTATTATGCAGTGTAATAATCCAAGGTCTGCCAGTATGATTCCGACTAGGTGGTTTTCTGGTGAAGCCATGAGTAAGATATTACtaaaatctatatatacatatttttatttGCCGAGTCCCCCTGCACCTGCATCCTGATTCTTTGAGAATTACGAATCCCTATGTCATAGCACCCGCATCCGACTCGGTGCTACCTAGGATTGTGTTAACTCCTAAAGCCTCTGGATCATACAACTTACACTCACATTTTTTGAATGGTATTACATTAACAGTTCAACATTTACAATCGAATCGTCGGATGGATTAGAAAATAACAAGTGAAAAGAAAGAGTTCAGGACCTCAGGGGCCAAAAAACTTTACCTGAGGGTTCTGTAAGTTGAAAACAACCACATTTCTATCAGCTGTACCAGCAACCATTAGTGGATATCTGACTGTTAGTGCATAGCATCGCTCTGGGAGTAGTTGTGTGTGCACAGGGTTTGGCTGCCTTGTGTCCCAGTACCTGAAAATGGGTAACAAAGATTCTCCTAAACATGGGGAGAATTACAAATGATAAATCAGGCAAGCAGAAAACTGTTAAATGTAAATGTGCATGTGCATGAAATATCTGATATTGCAGAAGGCTAAAACCTGGGTAGAATAGCATGTTCCTGTGTATCAAATTAGGCCCTAGATGAAAAAGATACACATAATGCTTTTAATAGATCCATGAAATCGCAGTCGTTGGGAGTAGGACTAGCATCTACTCCCAGCAATTCAGAATATAAAACATGAATAAGAACCTTTTGCAAATAATTCACATTTTTGCATTGTCATTTTTTGTTACCACAATGTAGTGAGAGATGGCTTTCTCAAGCATCTACGGCAAATCTCAATCTTTTTAGGATTAATTAGACAATGGCATCTAAAAAGCAACAAGGCAACCGTAATCTAGATAGAATTACTTCAAAGTCTTGTCCCAGCTTCCGGAGACCAAGAGGTTCATCTCAGGGATCCAAGCAATTTCTTTGACTGGTgcatcatgcataccaattgtCATTGGCTGGCCACCAGATAGCAAAGGCCacatcttaacttgcttgtcgcACCCACCAGAAAAGACAGTTGTTCCATCATCCTTCCAAGTCGAGCACAAGACCTGGAGTAAATACATGTTAACGGATAATTTAATGAGAGAACAGCTCAGTTTAACACAGTAcgaaaaaattagaaaagaaaagtataatGCTTGGGtttccaaacatcaaaacaaatatgttCCCTAATAAACAGTTTATCCATCATCTTTCCAAGTGGAGCAAAGGACCCGGTGTAAATATGTAAGGTAGCTAATTAACTAAGAGAACTCGGTTTAATCAGATACAAGAAGATTAGAGGAAAAAGCATGATTCGTAGATTTCCGAACTTTAAAACTTATGTATCCTACTAAATCAGAAATGCTTCCAGATCTAGCCGTGGCTTCAATCTCTATCTTAggttgaaagaaagaaagaagaaataataaaaaggcATGTAGAAACTGCAAGGATACTCCCAAGTTGTCCAATAGAAGCacccatgtattttttttttttttggaatgtaATCCATAGGAAAAGATGAAGGTGACTTCATAAATGAGATTGCTAAAAGGGGCAttaatgagattaaaaaaaaaaaaaaaaagggacacaTCACAAGTATTCAACGTCTCGGAACAATTACactcataaaaaaagaaagatgtaAATGACAACACAAATACACGTTAAATACTTAAATTAGACAAACTCTTAACTCCAAAGGACGTATGTAACTCATGTAAGATTTTTTATTTAGCTATTTTATCATATGcttcaaaaatgaaaagaaggCGCCAACTTGATAAGTAGATCTTCACGCCAAGTTTGAACATATCTCTGGACCACCTCACAGATCCCAAATTTGTAATTACCATGTGCAACCTCCTAGATTATATCCATCCATGTAAAACAAAGCTAGTCAATGATGACTTGGCACTAATCTCATACAGATGGCTTATGTTCTTCTCTTTGGCAAAATATCAAGCTGAAGGTTATCATGAGGGTACTCACGTTTGAAAAATAAGTGATATCTGCTGCAAACATGGCAGACCAAGTACATGATTCCACGTAACTGAGCACATCATCCATCAAGGAAATTAAGACTGTGCTTATGGTGTTATCTCCAAACAAAATTGAGTAGCCATTGTTGTTCTATAACGATTAGTGCTATCTATCGCATCAAATAATGTTTGTCTTAGATGAACAACTCAATTCCCATTGTTTCCAATATTTCATTATACAAAACCAAAGTCCAGTGATATCCCTAACACAGTGTCCTCAATTAATCAAAATAGTGCAAGGACTGACGAGAACTTACAGGCTGGTCATGCGAAACTGATGCTTTGGGCACGCTACCAACATTTAATCCACTGTGCACTATCTCCCAGCACCGCACCTGttacattttaattcataagTCAATAGTATCATCCGTAGGAGAAACTTAACCAATGAAAGCAAAAACCGAATATAAGAACACCAACAAAAACCGTGCCGTTTGTTTGCCGAGAAAACATGGGGGGGGGGAAGTTGTCCGAGTCGCGTGTATTAATTCGTTTCGAAACATTTTCAGAGCGACCAAACGGAACTTAGAGAATTTATACAAACGAACCTGGTTATCCCAAGAAGTGGCGACGAGAATATTGGACTTAGGACTGAAGCTGAGGCTTGAAACAGAGTCGTTAGGAGGTTGAGACACCTGCATAAAATCAATTAGTCGATCAACGCAGCATATGCAGCTAAATCGAAactaaaaatatatgaaaacaaAGTTTGAAGTACCTCAAACGACTTGTTTGGATTTGGATTACCAGAACTGGTGCTCGCGAAAGCAGACATTGTTGCTGCTCGAATAGTCGAGAATTCCCGACTAGAGAAGGGAGAGAAACAGAGCGAGTTTTGGCGTTCAAAAGACGCCGCAGGCGAAAATGACGATTTAGGGCATTAAGAAGTCTACAGGAAACTTGAAGTTCTGAAATGTGTTTAAGAAATTTCGAACCATGATCATGCATTCATACCATTTTGACTAGTGGTTTGGGTCTGAAATTTTTCTATTTACTTTTTCTGAAGTAGGTTCAATTAAATTAAGTAGGTTTTCTTACTAATAAAAAATGTGCCAAGCTTTTTTGGCATATTTTATGAAGCAGGGGATTCGAAATTTCGAATCATGATCACTTGAGTGATTCACAACGGATTCTTTCTACTAAAATGGCACTAATGTCATTCTACTTCAAAGTTAATGGGGCATCACACATGCATTAGTTGCCTAAGCAGCAGTTAAAAACACGAAAGCAAAAAGGGCAATAAAATGAGAtgattttgtattttgatttactatcaaaatacaaaagcAGCAGCAGACTGAAGATTACTTTACCAATCATCATGTATCAAACAGAATATCAATTTACTGGAAAGGATTATGGCCAAGAAGgccaaaaatataatttctttaCATACAACTTGGGATGCAAGAGAATTTTCACGTCGAATAAGTAAATTGCGCACATCCAAGATCAGTGTTTTGTGAAATAGATAAATGCGGAACAGCATTAGAGTACCCTCAACAAACAGCCTTTAAGCATTGATCATTGACTCCAAGATCGGAAGCAGCATGAATGACATCAAACATCAAGAGTCTGACAGCTAACCAGTTCAGCCGTTCCACCACTCCTAGTGGCAATGACCTTCCAAGTATTTGTGTCTGATTCAACCATGGAAAGGGAATGTTCATGGAATGTGTTAtccaatgaagaagatgaagctgATGGAGAGGGAGCTGAATGGTTTTGCACATCTGCCTGCATGATTGCTATGTTGTGATTTGCATCTTTAGTTATCACATGAAGCTTTccaagtaaactagcaagtaaataAGGGGACTCGGAATCAGTAAAGTCACGGATGGGAACTTCTTCAACGACAACTTTCCAAGAATCATTTTGGTAATCATATACCTTGATTCTAGCACTATCAAGAGAACTGGAAGGATCCAATGCATACAATTCACCCTCAACTATGACACCTAATTTTGTTCCTGCCTGCCTTGCAGGCCAGCCCTCACCCATGCCAATCGGCATTTCAACCCATGAATTCATCTCAGGATCATAAATCTCTCCTCCAACATCTACAAAGAAGGGCCAGCAATATAAACTCTGTGGCACAAATAATTTTCCCCTGTATGACGTCATTCCTGTTGCAATGGGCTTGAGTAAATCAGCTAAAAAAGCAGTAGGTAGAACCTGAGCTTTTGAAAAGGGCATGCATGGTATTTGGCTCCATGAATCTGTGTGAGGATCATAAACTTCTGCAGATTGAAGTGGAGTCAATCCACCACGACCCTTGGTAACCCCTCCAACAACATAAAGCTTGTCGTTTAAGATGCTCATCTTACAATAGGCTCTACCAACTGACATTGAACTGTCTTCACTCCAGGCATTTGAGATTGGATTGTAATGCCAGACACATGTCATGGCTGATGTTCTAGAAAATCCCCCAACCACATACAAGCAGCCATTGACAGCACCAATAGCACAGCCACAGAATGGCATTCTGTCCAATAAATCCTTCTTCCCAAGCCAGCCTCTTATGACATCTGCAATCTTGATGCTTGAACCCACCATACTCCACATCCGAAGGCCAGCCAAACCCCTCCTGGATTCATCTTCAAAAGTAACATTTGGCATAGGTGGCAACCTTTGCCATCTTCTTGACAAAGGGTCCACAGCATACCACATAAGCTTGGCATTTTCGACCTTTGTTAATACATAGAGCCACTCTTCTGTGGTTCCAAGTTCTTTTCTCACAATAAATAATTCAGTGCTCACCATAGCAGCTTTCCAGGCCCGAGATACCAGCTTAAAATTCAAGTAGTGAATCCTAGGAACTCTAGCAAGGATTTGTATTGAGATTTCATCAGGAAGGCTAGGTATCAATCTTGCGTCCTCATCACAGGTACTTGTAGATAGCCTCAGCCTCTTGCACCTTTCAGCCTGTGAAACCTCAAAGGGCTCACTAACTCCAGTCTTAGAACTATTGTGGCTCAATATGGTCCCCATCAGAATAATTTGGTTTACCAAAGAGGTAAGGTAATCTGGCTTTATAAAGACACTGTTCTGAGACCATCACACAGCTACTTCATATCTGAGCTTACAGCATCAACACAGAAAACGGAAGGAGTTAGCTACAATATCACATGTCGataagaaaaacacaatatgaCTGGCAACTTAAAATACATGCAATCACCCAAGCATACGattattaagaaaaataaaagaacatagCATCAAGCAAAACATGTGCCTGTGAGTGGTGCGAAAGCATAAGAGAGACAGAGCCAGTTATTGTACTCATAAAGATATCCTACTTATTTGTTGAAGCATATAGAAACAGGCATTATACCCAAGTTGGCACAGACACAAATCGAGAGCAAGGATATCTTGAAAGGACGATCATGAGGAAATACAAGATCACAGTATGTCACACATCGAAACCTTATCACACGTCCACGATATCAAAAGATCCAGTGGTGCAACGAATTCTAAAATCCTCTAATACACATTAGCAAACATGACCTATTCACCAAATATAGTCAAAGAGTTACAAGACATTGCAAAACAGTGCTGTTTACTTGTTTTTGGGCGCACGAGCTGGGATTGGAGGTTTACAAAAAAAGTGTCAGATTCTAGCTCCTCGATCTGAAACATTTTATCTTCTCTATTTGTTAATTTCTCAGTAAAGGTGACCCAATATTCTTGGCTGCAAAACAGAAATTTCAAAACCTCACCAAATTAAGCCAAATCTTCCAGCAAAGAAACGTAGAATTCAGAACAACGAACAAACATAAAACAGAAATAATAGCCCCAATCTTCCAAAATAACGCAATCAGCGAAAATAACCTTCACACTACGCACCGAACCAAGAGTGCAATTCCAGCTCAAGAATACACAACCCCCATCATCAAAACGAAAtccaacagaaaatacaaataaaaaagggttgaaattgaaacaaaatgaaGCCCAAAACTGATACCTAGTTAGTCTACCAAGAAAATGAGTAGAAAAGTTTTCATTCCTTCCGGAATCCAACCGGGCAACCGTTACCAAAAGATTAACGAATTACCTTGAAATTCAGAAGACGAAGAGAGGACCCGATTGGGTCGTTGATTCGCCTTGCTACAGAGACGGTAGCTGCTGTGGTTGTGTGCGCTGTGTGAACAAACCACAATTATTCTTGAGCGTTTCTGTTTTGTCCGTTCTTCATCAGTTTACGCATTtaattttgtggaattttaagCATTTGTAAATTGTAGTAGTAATACGTACGTTGCCAGATCACCCGATGACCTCATCTATTCTTAAATTTACTCTTTCGTCCTTGTCTcgtatattaaatattaattatgataatactaataatattaaaataaacatGACTTGTAGTCTTGTcctcttctatatatatatatatatatatatatatattaaaacttTCTTTATAGCTTTACTCTTCTAGATGGATACAAAAATGTATATCTTAAATATTAGTACTTCGCAATACCAAGAAAAGAGTACGTGTAATTTACCCTATCAGACTTTAATTTaccctttaatttatttttttttataatcaagAACAATAATATACAGGTTTGTTTTGTCTTTTGAACCaccgatatgagtctaaacaaGTATATAAATTTCTCACATGACAACATAATAAGTTATAAATTTGTACTTTAGATATTCAATATGAACCTAAACTCGAGCCGTCGGGCCGAGCTCACATAAGTTTTCACATGATGAAAAGGTAAAGTTTGATTAAAATTCAGCATGTTGCCATGACAAATTACTTCTAATGGATCATGACCTTTCAAGTTGATACAATTTGGCTCAGGAGAGTTTGACAAGAAGCATTGACTTTAATATATCAGGGTATGCAAAAAGTAAAACTATTTAAATACTCGAAAATTTacaccaaaccaaacacacGAGAAAAATCTATAAAAGTAATTTCCTATTTTGGCAAATAATTTTCCattagaagtgttttttttttcccccaaataAAATGAGTTGCAAAGACCTGGGAAGTTCATGTAGAAGCTGCTTTTTTTGGGATGGATCAAATGTGGGCTGTGTCTAAAATGTCAAGCCCATGGACTCAGCCTGTGAGCCAAATGGATCTATATTAACTAATCGGGTTGGGCCAAGACATTCATTTGAGGCCCATGTTTTCTTCTAAGTCCAGTACAAACCTGGATTCGAGACTCGAGAGTGCGTAATTCTTGCATTAAAATTCAGAtgaatattctttttttttccctttagagagagaaactataaAAGGATATGGTTCATCCACTACATTACATATGCAGATATGCTACAATAGCAAAACatcacataagttcatccccaCAACCAGaaccccatatatatatatatatatatatatatataaaatatcttCCAATatgatgtgtgtatatatgtatatatatcatgaatTATCCTATGATGTTTTAAAATAAGGTTCTAAAATGAAGTCCTAATTTTTAAGGTTCaaaccatttttttaaaaaaatatatttatattttgatcaagCAAACAGAACTATCTATTCTGCATCAAATTATGCATGATGAGTTCCAAATAGCCCCCACAAACTTTCCACTAAAATTTTAATTGGGATGGACCACCCAAAAAGGGGTTCATCATTTAAACCCTCCTATTATTGCTTGAACTTTTTAAGAAGGATATGTTTGTTTGTGGTCCTTAACCGTGTTAAAAGTATGTAAGTCTTGGCAGTGAAACTTACAAAAGGTTAGAGAGACTGGTGAGAGAAGTAGAAGTTGTTTGGAAACAAATGAATTTAAACAAGCAAAAGCCCTTTTTACCCCCAACAAGGGATTGGCATCAACTACTGTTGTTAGTTGTTACTACCAGATCCG carries:
- the LOC119983876 gene encoding protein RAE1-like, producing MSAFASTSSGNPNPNKSFEVSQPPNDSVSSLSFSPKSNILVATSWDNQVRCWEIVHSGLNVGSVPKASVSHDQPVLCSTWKDDGTTVFSGGCDKQVKMWPLLSGGQPMTIGMHDAPVKEIAWIPEMNLLVSGSWDKTLKYWDTRQPNPVHTQLLPERCYALTVRYPLMVAGTADRNVVVFNLQNPQTEFKRIISPLKYQTRCVAAFPDQQGFLVGSIEGRVGVHHLDDAQQTKNFTFKCHREGNEIYSVNSLNFHPIHHTFATAGSDGAFNFWDKDSKQRLKATSRCNQPIPCSTFNNDGSIFAYSVCYDWSKGAENHNPATSKTYIFLHFPQESEVKGKPRTGATGRK
- the LOC119984711 gene encoding F-box/kelch-repeat protein At1g22040-like, yielding MGTILSHNSSKTGVSEPFEVSQAERCKRLRLSTSTCDEDARLIPSLPDEISIQILARVPRIHYLNFKLVSRAWKAAMVSTELFIVRKELGTTEEWLYVLTKVENAKLMWYAVDPLSRRWQRLPPMPNVTFEDESRRGLAGLRMWSMVGSSIKIADVIRGWLGKKDLLDRMPFCGCAIGAVNGCLYVVGGFSRTSAMTCVWHYNPISNAWSEDSSMSVGRAYCKMSILNDKLYVVGGVTKGRGGLTPLQSAEVYDPHTDSWSQIPCMPFSKAQVLPTAFLADLLKPIATGMTSYRGKLFVPQSLYCWPFFVDVGGEIYDPEMNSWVEMPIGMGEGWPARQAGTKLGVIVEGELYALDPSSSLDSARIKVYDYQNDSWKVVVEEVPIRDFTDSESPYLLASLLGKLHVITKDANHNIAIMQADVQNHSAPSPSASSSSLDNTFHEHSLSMVESDTNTWKVIATRSGGTAELVSCQTLDV